AGGCATTGCAGGGAGAAAAGAAAATCGGTATGTTGACAGTAAATCAAACTGCACTTCCTGCATTTCCATCAAATCTATTTTTACACATTAAATTAAGGAGACACGTTATGTTGTTCGTCTTTTCAATCATTTTAATCGTGATCGCCCTTGTAGTGTGGCGAAATGCTTCGGCGCATAAGCATGAAAATCCTGTAAGCTTCAATATTGCTCGTATCAGTCCGGTCGCAGTTGTAGTTTTTGGATTTCTGGCGCTTCTGCAATGTTTTACACAAATTCCAGCAGGTCATGTCGGTGTTATCGATTTTTTTGGAATTGTATCCGATCGCATTCTACCGTC
The nucleotide sequence above comes from bacterium. Encoded proteins:
- a CDS encoding prohibitin family protein, which produces MLFVFSIILIVIALVVWRNASAHKHENPVSFNIARISPVAVVVFGFLALLQCFTQIPAGHVGVIDFFGIVSDRILPS